Proteins co-encoded in one Garra rufa chromosome 7, GarRuf1.0, whole genome shotgun sequence genomic window:
- the LOC141337861 gene encoding NLR family CARD domain-containing protein 3-like, producing the protein MSEKQGKESPSKMNLSQKQSVRSASHVFSSVSVKSDWSKEKGPNFSEKKTSSTQRLRYDTLDSDFQTHKKNRNFTDDLPGIFQGLENKMIMFLKNELEKFKKILQKEDLQYFVKDFNENRCSVKEAALDLTLYFLREMKQHEAADTLKNELIFIHLLKSNLKKKYQCVFEGIAKQGDSTFLNNIYTDLYITQGCSEQVNTEHEVRQIEVASRRHESQEIQVECKHLFEAPEEDKQIRTVLTKGVAGIGKSVSVQKFVLDWAEGQENQDISFIFPLPFREMNLKEKVKLSLMDLITQFFPETKGLNLTRRNQFKVLFILDGLDECRLPVNFKDNETLHDVFSPVSLDVLLTNLIKGNLLPSALIWITTRPAAASKIPPDCIDRLTEIRGFNDAQKEEYFKKRFTDENLAKEIIDHVKQSKSLFIMCHIPVFCWISATVLQNILEEKRHNDLKYNQADDASKTLQESNTEDTPKTLTQMYTHFLRFQIQQSRRKYDGEYRQDVSWDKDAIFSLGKLAFHQLERNNVIFYESDLEACGIDVYKASVYSGMCTQIFKEEKGITVGTMYCFVHLSIQEFIAALYAQLFLDTKKENIFTHESSGQENKNENVIDLLKTAVDKALKSDNGHLDLFLRFLLGLSLQSNRRLLRGLLMQEYDNDQSKKEIVQYIKQKFEANLSPERSINLFYCLNELNDQTLVKDIQTHLNRGSLSSADLSPAQWSALAFVLLTSEEELEEFELQKFKKSDECLIRLLAVIKTSKRALLNDCGLTDKSCQALSAVLRSDTNLKELNMNNNNLQDSGVKLFCTGLKNTKCHLEILRGLKHVELL; encoded by the exons ATGTCAGAGAAGCAAGGAAAGGAGTCTCCCTCTAAGATGAATCTCTCACAGAAACAGAG TGTAAGATCAGCCTCACATGTGttcagctctgtgtctgtgaagagtgactgGTCAAAAGAGAAAGGACCAAATTTCAGTGAGAAAAAAACATCATCTACCCAAAG GCTTCGATATGACACATTAGATTCAGATTTCCAAACTCACAAGAAAAACAGAAATTTCACAGATGATCTCCCAGGGATCTTCCAG GGTCTCGAAAACAAAATGATCATGTTTCTAAAGAATGAATTGGAAAagtttaagaaaatattacaaaaagaggACTTGCAGTACTTTGTGAAGGACTTTAATGAGAACAGATGCAGTGTCAAAGAAGCAGCTCTTGATCTCACACTCTACTTCCTGAGAGAGATGAAGCAACATGAAGCGGCTGATACTCTAAAAA ATGAGCTAATATTCATTCATCTGCTAAAATCAAACCTAAAGAAGAAGTATCAATGTGTTTTTGAAGGAATTGCAAAGCAAGGTGACTCTACATTTCTGAATAACATCTACACAGATCTCTATATCACTCAGGGTTGTAGTGAACAGGTCAATACTGAACATGAGGTAAGACAGATTGAAGTTGCCTCCAGACGTCATGAATCTCAAGAGATACAGGTTGAATGCAAACATTTGTTTGAAGCACCTGAAGAAGACAAGCAGATCAGAACTGTACTGACAAAAGGAGTTGCTGGCATCGGAAAAtcagtctctgtgcaaaagtttgttcTGGATTGGGCTGAAGGACAAGAAAATCAAGATATCAGCTTCATATTTCCTCTTCCATTTAGAGAGATGAACTTAAAGGAAAAAGTAAAACTAAGTTTGATGGACCTTATAACCCAGTTTTTTCCAGAGACAAAAGGACTAAACCTTACAAGAAGAAATCAATTTAAAGTCCTGTTCATCCTTGATGGATTGGATGAATGTCGACTTCCTGTAAACTTTAAGGATAATGAGACGTTGCATGATGTATTTTCACCAGTCTCTCTGGATGTTCTCCTGACAAACCTCATCAAGGGaaatctgcttccttctgctctcatctggatcaccaccagaccagcagctgccagtaagattcctcctgactgtatcgaccggctgacagagatacgaggattcaatgatgcACAAAAGGAGGAGTACTTCAAAAAAAGATTCACAGATGAGAATCTGGCCAAAGAAATCATCGATCATGTTAAACAATCAAAGAGTCTctttatcatgtgccacatcccagtcttctgctggatttcagccactgTCCTCCAGAACATTTTGGAGGAGAAAAGACATAATGATCTGAAATACAATCAGGCTGATGATGCCTCCAAAACACTGCAGGAGTCAAATACTGAAGACACTCCTAAGactctgacacaaatgtacacacactttctcCGCTTTCAGATCCAGCAGAGCAGACGAAAGTATGATGGAGAATACAGACAAGATGTTTCCTGGGATAAAGATGCCATCTTTTCACTGGGGAAATTGGCATTTCATCAGCTGGAAAGAAACAATGTGATCTTCTATGAATCAGATCTTGAAGCCTGTGGTATTGATGTCTATAAGGCATCAGTGTATTCAGGCATGTGTACccagatctttaaggaggaaaAAGGGATCACTGTAGGTACCATGTACTGctttgttcacttgagcattcaagagTTCATTGCAGCTCTTTATGCACAGCTGTTTCTGGacacaaagaaagaaaatatatttactCATGAGTCTTCAGGACaggaaaacaaaaatgaaaatgtgattgatttgctcaagactgcagtggacaaggcacTCAAGAGTGACAATGGACATCTGGACCTTTTCCTTCGCTTCCTTCTCGGCCTGTCACTCCAGTCCAATCGCAGACTCTTACGAGGTCTGTTGATGCAAGAATACGACAATGACCAGAGTAAAAAGGAAATAGTTCAGTACATCAAGCAGAAATTTGAAGCTAATCTGTCTCcagagagatccatcaatctgttctactGTCTAAATGAACTGAACGATCAAACTCTGGTGAAAGACATTCAGACCCACCTTAACAGAGGAAGTCTCTCATCTGCTGATCTTTCACCTGCCCAGTGGTctgctttggcctttgtgttgctgacatcagaggaggagctggaggagtttgagcttcagaaattcaagaaatcagaCGAGTGTCTCATTAGATTATTGGCAGTCATCAAAACCTCCAAAAGAGCACT GCTAAATGATTGTGGCCTAACAGACAAAAGCTGTCAAGCTTTGTCTGCAGTTCTTCGATCAGATACCAATCTGAAAGAGctgaacatgaacaataataatctGCAGGATTCAGGCGTAAAGTTGTTCTGCACTGGACTAAAGAATACAAAGTGTcatttggagatactgag AGGGTTGAAACACGTGGAGCTGCTGTAA